The Pseudanabaena sp. BC1403 nucleotide sequence TTTTTCTTTTTTGAGACTTAACGGAGGTCGTGTGACAAAGAATCAGATTAGGACTTTTACCTTGGCAACGATCGCGATGATTTCCTTATTTGATGGAGGGAATCATTTCAAGTTGCTTCAGCCAATTCATGAAGCAAATCTAGCGATCGCCGCAGAAACAAACTCAGCTATCACCCCAGAAATAAATACTCTCGATAAAATTAAAAAACGGGGCAAGCTAATTATTGGAGTCAAAGATAATTTGCCGCCCTTAGGATTTCGCGATCGCAGTGGCAACCTAGCAGGACTAGAAATTGATATTGCGCGTGAATTAGCAAAAGAGCTTAATTTCCCAGTTGAATTCGTTCCTTTAAAAAATCGCGATCGTCTATCAGCCTTACAAAACAATCAAGTTGACTTAGCGATCGCCCAAATCACGGTCACTACAAATCGTTCGCGCCTAGTTGATTTTTCTTTACCCTATTACACCGACAGCACGATCGTGATCGCTAAGCGTGGCATCACTTCTCAAGATCTAAATCTGCCTTCAGCAATTGGCGTTCTCAAAAATTCTTCAGCGATCGCCGCGATCCAATCTCAATTTTCCAAAGCAGCGATTATAGGTGCAAGTTCTTATT carries:
- a CDS encoding transporter substrate-binding domain-containing protein, encoding MTKNQIRTFTLATIAMISLFDGGNHFKLLQPIHEANLAIAAETNSAITPEINTLDKIKKRGKLIIGVKDNLPPLGFRDRSGNLAGLEIDIARELAKELNFPVEFVPLKNRDRLSALQNNQVDLAIAQITVTTNRSRLVDFSLPYYTDSTIVIAKRGITSQDLNLPSAIGVLKNSSAIAAIQSQFSKAAIIGASSYSDGLEALQSGKVKAFVGDRTSLMQWLKDHPDFAIIGQPLAVHSLAIALPRGLQHLDLRDRVFEIVEKWRRNGWLKERANYWGL